From Nitrospirota bacterium, a single genomic window includes:
- a CDS encoding ABC transporter ATP-binding protein, which yields MEIKPPIVEIKNLYKSYRRGNQILPVLQDINLDIADGEFLALMGPSGSGKSTLLNLIAGIDKADRGGVTVGGVDITRLSETELAEWRSTNIGFIFQFYNLIPVLTAFENVELPLLLTGLTKKQRAEHAEAALHLVSLSDRLEHYPGQLSGGQQQRVAIARAIVTDPLILVADEPTGDLDRVSAKEILGLMERLVHELGKTIIMVTHDPRAAEKAHTIRNLDKGVLNNADNKTNF from the coding sequence ATGGAAATCAAACCGCCTATTGTAGAAATAAAAAATCTGTACAAATCTTACCGCCGGGGGAATCAGATTCTCCCTGTTCTTCAGGATATTAATCTTGATATTGCAGACGGGGAATTTCTGGCATTGATGGGTCCTTCGGGCTCAGGCAAAAGCACGCTGTTAAATCTTATAGCCGGTATTGATAAAGCTGACAGGGGAGGCGTCACTGTAGGCGGTGTTGATATAACGAGACTCTCAGAAACAGAGCTTGCAGAGTGGCGCAGTACCAATATAGGTTTCATCTTCCAGTTCTACAATCTTATCCCTGTACTTACTGCCTTTGAAAATGTTGAGCTGCCGCTGCTGCTTACAGGTCTTACAAAAAAGCAGAGGGCAGAACATGCTGAGGCAGCGCTTCATCTCGTCAGCCTTTCAGACAGGCTTGAGCATTATCCGGGACAGCTCTCAGGCGGGCAGCAACAGCGCGTTGCCATAGCCCGCGCTATTGTTACAGACCCGCTGATACTTGTTGCCGATGAGCCTACGGGCGATCTGGACCGGGTCTCTGCCAAAGAAATTCTGGGCCTAATGGAACGCCTTGTGCACGAGCTCGGCAAGACAATTATTATGGTGACCCATGACCCGCGCGCCGCTGAAAAGGCGCATACCATAAGGAATCTTGATAAGGGTGTTTTAAACAATGCAGATAATAAAACTAATTTTTAA